The following DNA comes from Alkalibaculum bacchi.
AAATACCTCCCATTGAATCCCAGGAAATATTTTAAGGACAGCTATTTGACGTTTATCAAAGATTCGAACTTTAAAGTCACCCTTTGTAGGACGAATAAGCTTATTCTTTACTTCAATATTTACGCCTACTTCAGCTAAAAACGGATAATTTGGTGAATCAAATGCGATCAAATGATCTGAACTTATTTTTGTTGCTCGATTTCCTCTCATAAGTTTACTTCCAAAATAAAGGCACACTTCAGGGATATTGTAATTGGCTGCAATGAGAAGGGCTGTAATAATATTATCTCGTCCATCGTTTCGTATTTCGGATAAAGGAATTTGAGATCCTGTCAAGATAACAGGTTTAGACAAACCATCTAACATAAAGGAGAGGGCTGATGCCGTATAAGCCATGGTATCTGTGCCGTGCAAGATAACAAATCCATCGTACATATGGTATCTTTCTTCAATATCCTTAGCGATTTTTACCCATTCCTTTACGGAAACATCAGAGGAGTCCAATAGTGGGTCGTATTCAATATAATCATAAGAAGGCATTTCTTCTGAGTTTAATTCTTGAATGGCAGATAAAGCTTGTTTCATAAAACCCTTTTTTGGTGCATAACCATGAGCAGTCTTAATCATACCAATAGTTCCACCAGTATGGATAATACAAATTCTTTTTTTCATTACTACACCTGTCCTCTTTTTATTATTTTAATATCTGCTAAATACAATTTATATATACCAAATTACTATATAAGTTAAAACGGAATCGTAACAATAGGCTTAATAATGAGTATAATATAGTGAACAATATAAATAAAAACTGGAGGAAAAACATGGATTATTATTCTTTCAATTCCCCTATAAATGATTCAATGAATTATGTGCAAAATCCTTATATAAATCAAATGCAACCAATTTTGTCAAATAATCCAACAGAGACAGACCTTACTCTATTTAAAGAGCTAAGCGGATTTCCTAACTATGGAAATCCAAGTAGAAATGCGGATATTCTCTATACAGGAAACCAAGGTACTTGGACGTTTGAAGTTCCAGCCTTCTTCTTTGTACCAGGCTTATTGAGAGCCGAAGTATTAATTTCAGGTGTCCTTGACGACAAACAACCTCCGACTCCTATCCGTCAATACTCTGCTACCATAACGATTAATGGCCGAGTAGTTCATAGAGGCGCTCTTCCATTACAACACGGTAGACCTTTTGGAACAGTATTTGACAATTGGCAAATTATGAGATTTAATGTAAGAAATCTAAGAAGAGTAAATACAATTGAGATTCGAAATACTTCTACAGGCGCAGAAAACGATTGGATTGGTTTAGATTGGATAGAAATGAGATTTTCTCGTAACTAGAAAAGAGCTCCCCTTAAAGGTGGCGCCTAAGGGATTTACTACCCTAGAAATTTGGCATAGTCGGTATAAATATCGGTTATGCCTTTTTCTCTTGAATTTTCGGAAGTTCCACTACTCCGATACAGTTAAAAATCACTTCATTATGATGTTGCCTATGACCATCGACCTTTTCTGCCTTGTAGACAACGACTTTCTCAATAAACTGCCATATAATTCTAAATCAAAACCCTTGTTGTCATCAGCGTATTTCTTGAGCATTGCTTTCTGATATGAGATTTATCAAGAGTGTTTTCCCGCAAAGCCACTACGATCTGCAGTAGTGGCTTTTTGCTATAATTAAACAAAAAACCAAATGCGCCATCTGACAATGTATAAATAGCTTTCATAAAACAAGCCAGTTATGTTCAAGTTATCTCGCAAACAGCTCTTTTCATTGCGCTGACATAGTCTTTCACATACGGCACACAGTCCTCGCCATATTTGGCGCAAAGCTTCACAATGGCAGAGCCAACGATCACACCATCGGCCTTTTGCGCCATGTAGGCCGCCTGTTCCGGCGTGGAGATGCCGAAACCCACGGCACAGGGAATATCCGTCACTTCTTTTGCAAGTGCAATCATCCCATTGATGTCGGTGGTAATTTTCGATCGGGTGCCGGTAACGCCCAAAGAAGATACACAGTATAGAAAGCCACTGGCTTCTTTTGCGATCATCTGGATGCGGTCATAGGAGGTGGGCGCAATCATCGACACCAGATCTAGCCCGTATTGTCTGCAGATACTGTCAAACTCTTCTTTTTCCTCCAAGGGAATGTCGGGAAGAATGAGGCCGTCAATGCCGATGTCTTTGCAAGTGGAGATGAAGCGCTCCGCGCCGTAAGAGAACACCACGTTGGCATAGGTCATGAACACCATGGGGAGCGTCACGGTTTCACGTAGCTCCCGCACCATGGTAAAGATCTTTTCAGTTGTCACGCCGCCAGCAAGGGCGCGGTTGTTGGCCTCCTGAATGACAGGTCCTTCTGCAGTGGGATCAGAAAATGGAATGCCCAGCTCAATGAGGTCGGCTCCCGCCTGCTCCATGGCGGAGACCAGTAGTTTGGTTACCTCCAGCGATGGATCACCGCAAGTGATAAATGGAATAAACGCCTTGCCGTGTGAAAATGCTTTTGAAATATTACTCATAAAGATCCTCCCCTCTGTATCGGGCAATGGCGGCACAGTCCTTATCGCCGCGGCCGGAAATGTTGATAACGATGATTTGATCTTTGTCCATAGATGGCGCCAGCCTTATAGCGTGGGCCACAGCGTGTGCGGATTCGATGGCTGAGATGATGCCCTCCATACATGAGAGATACTCAAAGGCCTCGATCGCCTCACCATCCGTTACAGCAATATACTCAGCCCGGCCGATGTCGTGGAGATATGCGTGTTCCGGACCGATGCCAGGATAGTCTAGACCTGCTGAAATAGAGTATACGGGGGCGATCTGTCCATACTCATCCTGGCAGAAATAAGATTTCATGCCGTGGAAGATGCCAAGTCTGCCGGTGTTGATTGTGGCGGCGGTATCCTTTGCATCGATGCCCCGTCCAGCGGCCTCACAGCCGATAAGCCGGACTGATTTGTCATCAATAAAATGGCAGAACGCACCGATGGCGTTGGAGCCACCACCGACACAGGCGATGACCGCATCAGGAAGCTGTCCCTCCTTCTCATGTAACTGCTGCTTGATTTCACGGCTGATGACCGCCTGAAAATCCCGGACAATTGTTGGGAACGGATACGGTCCCATGACTGAGCCGAGTACATAATGTGTGTCGTCAATCCGTGTCGTCCACTCCCGGAAGGTCTCGGACACGGCGTCCTTCAGCGTCGCCGTTCCAGAATCTACCGGATGCACTTTCGCACCCAGAAGCCGCATGCGGTAGACATTTAGCCTCTGCCGCTCGCAGTCGATGCGTCCCATGTAAATCTCGCATTCCATGCCCATCATGGCGGCTACTGTGGCGGTTGCCACGCCATGCTGACCCGCGCCGGTCTCCGCGATGACGCGAGTCTTTCCCATACGCTTTGCCAGCAATATTTGACCGATGACATTGTTGATTTTGTGAGAGCCGGTATGGTTCAAGTCCTCCCGTTTGAGATAGATCTTCGCGCCACCCAGATCCTTTGTCATGCGCTCGGCATAGTACAAGCGGCTGGGCCGTCCAGCGTACTCGTTGAGCATATAGGTCAGTTCCCGGTCGAATTCCGGGTCATCCTTGTATTTTTGATAGGCTGTTTCCAGCTCCAGTATAGCGTTCATCAATGTTTCGGGAATGTACTGCCCCCCGTGAACGCCAAATCTCCCTTTTGTATGTTCCATAATGCCTCCTTTTTGGTTTACATGACTTTCTCCTTCAGCAGGACATGAACCTTCAGCTCCCGCATCAACGCGTCAAACGAACGGTATCAACAAACCGCTTCATCTTGTCATAGTCCTTGTTTCCGTTGGTTTCCAGCCCAGAGCTGGCATCTACAGCAAAGGGCTGACACCTGTCAATGGCTACCGCCACGTTATCTGGGGACAGACCTCCAGCCAGAAAATAGGGTCGATCAAAACCTGTAACCAGCGACCAGTCGAACTGTTCACCGGTTCCGCCCATGCCATTGTCCAAAAGCACATAGTCGGCAATAGAGTCCCTGGCTTTTTCCGTATCTTCCTGAGAGGCAATTCTGAACGCCTGAATAATCGGTTTGTCTGTTAGCTGCCGCAGTCGGCGAATGTAATTTCTGTTCTCGCGGCCATGTAGCTGCGCCAGATCAATCACACCACTATTTAGAAGCTTGGCGACGGTTTCCGCCTGCTCGTTCACAAATACGCCCACTGCCTGAATTTCTGCGGAAAGCGCCTTTCTCAGCTCAGCCGCCTGCCGGAATGATACAAGCCGCTTGCTTTTTGCTGCAAACACAAAGCCGATTAAGTCCGGTTTTAGCTCATTGGCATATGTGATATCTTCCAATCTGCGAAGGCCGCAAATCTTAAGCCTTGTCATCGGTCGCCTCTCAGCTTGTGCAACATTTTTGATTTGTGCGCTGCACGCATCAGGCTCTCACCCACCAAAACCGCATCCACACCAATCTGTCGCAGTTGGTGAACATCCTGAACTGTTTGGATGCCGCTTTCTGCCACGAACAGAGCGTCTGCGGGAGCCAGCGCCCGCAGATGTCTGCTGTTGCCGGTATCCACGGAAAAGTCCCTGAGATTGCGATTATTGACGCCAATGATGCGCGCACCGACCACTGCAGCCATCTGTAGCTCCTGCTCATTATGAACTTCCACCATCGCTGACAGACAGAGGTTATCGCACAGCTTTAAATACTTTTTGAGCTGTTCCAGATTGAGAATCGCACAAATCAGCAGTACCGCGTCCGCACCCATGAGCTTTGCCTGATAGATCTGGTATTCGTCCACCATAAAATCCTTGCGAAGCATAGGCGTATCCACATTTGCACGTATTTCTTGAAAGATCTCATCGCTGCCCAGAAACCATTTGGGCTCGGTCAGACAAGAGATGCAGTCAGCACCTGCCTGTTCATATTCCTGAGCAATCTGTACATACGGAAACTGTTCTGCGATTACGCCCTTAGAGGGAGATGCCTTTTTTACCTCGCAGATGAAGGACACACCTGGCTTTCGAAGCGTCTTTTCAAACTGGAAGGGCTCCCGGACGGGCGCTGCACCACCTGTGCAGAGCTGTCGCAGAACATCCAGTGAGTTTTCCTCCATATCCGCCGCTACACGAACTCTGGCGTACTGCGCCAGCTGGTTTAAAATCGTGCTCATTCGCGAAACCTATTGGACGCGGCGACAAAATCTTCCAGCTTTTTCGCCGCCATCCCAGAATCTATGGTCTCAGCCGCCATCTGTACTCCGTCCGCGAATGTTGCCGTTTTTTCGGCAATATACAGTGCTGCGCCCGCATTTAGAAGGACGATGCTGCGCTTTGGACCGCGCTCTGAGCCTGAAAGGATGGCACGGGTTATGGCCGCATTTTCCTGTGGCGTGCCACCTGCCAGCGCATCCTTTGTGCAGCGGGTAAGCCCGAACTCCTCTGGGGTCATAACATAGGATTTGTAAACGCCATCGGAGAACTCACATACCGTAGTCGGTGCGGAAAGCGAGACCTCATCCAGCTTATCCTGGCCATAGACCACCATACCTCGGCGGACGCCAAGACTTGTAAGAACACGTGCCAACGGCTCCACCAGCAATTCATCGTACACACCCAACAGCTGCATCTGTGGTCGAGCGGGATTGGTCAGTGGCCCCAGAATATTGAATACCGTGCGTATGCCAAGCTCTTTGCGGATAGCCCCCACATATTTCATAGAGGTATGATACTTCTGAGCAAAGAAGAAACAGATATTCACCTGCTCCAGTAGCTTGACGCACTGCTCCGGGGATAGACTGATATTGACGCCCAGCGCTTCCAAACAATCCGCCGTGCCGCAAAGGGAGGAAGCTGCGCGGTTGCCGTGCTTTGCCACCTTTACACCGCAGGCCACCGCAACAAACGCGGAGGTTGTAGAAATATTGAAGCTGTGCGCGTTGTCACCGCCGGTACCAACGATCTCCATAACCTGCATATCATGCTCCACTTTCGTAGCGTGGCTTCGCATGGCTGCAGCACAGCCAGAAATCTCATCGATGGTTTCAGATTTTGTGCTTTTGGTGGAAAGCGCCGCCAGAAACGCGGCATTTTGAATGGCGGTCGTCTCACCGCTCATGATCTCATTCATAACGGTGTAGGCTTCGTCATAGGTTAAGTCACGTTTATCTACTATCTTTACAATAGCTTCTTGGATCATTGTTTTATCTCCTTTGCTAATTCTAAAAAATTCTTCAAAATAAGGATTCCATCTGGGGTCATGATGGATTCTGGGTGAAACTGCAGACCAAACACCAGGCTTTCGCTGTGCCGGACGGCCATGACCTCTCCATCCTCCGTTCTAGAAATCACCTGAAGGCAATCCGGCAGGGTCTCCTCCAAGACTGCCAGCGAATGGTAGCGTGCCACCGGAATCGCCGTTGGGCAGCCTCGAAACAGAGGACAGCTCTGATCCAGCGTGGTGATCGACTGCTTGCCATGCATTAGCTCTTTTGCGTAGGACACCATTGCGCCGTAGGCAGTGCA
Coding sequences within:
- the trpB gene encoding tryptophan synthase subunit beta, coding for MEHTKGRFGVHGGQYIPETLMNAILELETAYQKYKDDPEFDRELTYMLNEYAGRPSRLYYAERMTKDLGGAKIYLKREDLNHTGSHKINNVIGQILLAKRMGKTRVIAETGAGQHGVATATVAAMMGMECEIYMGRIDCERQRLNVYRMRLLGAKVHPVDSGTATLKDAVSETFREWTTRIDDTHYVLGSVMGPYPFPTIVRDFQAVISREIKQQLHEKEGQLPDAVIACVGGGSNAIGAFCHFIDDKSVRLIGCEAAGRGIDAKDTAATINTGRLGIFHGMKSYFCQDEYGQIAPVYSISAGLDYPGIGPEHAYLHDIGRAEYIAVTDGEAIEAFEYLSCMEGIISAIESAHAVAHAIRLAPSMDKDQIIVINISGRGDKDCAAIARYRGEDLYE
- a CDS encoding anthranilate synthase component II, whose amino-acid sequence is MILIIDNYDSFTYNLYQLVGTLNPDTRVIRNDAMSAEEIASLSPEAIILSPGPGRPEDAGICMDVVKELGSRFSILGVCLGHQVICTAYGAMVSYAKELMHGKQSITTLDQSCPLFRGCPTAIPVARYHSLAVLEETLPDCLQVISRTEDGEVMAVRHSESLVFGLQFHPESIMTPDGILILKNFLELAKEIKQ
- the trpC gene encoding indole-3-glycerol phosphate synthase TrpC; protein product: MSTILNQLAQYARVRVAADMEENSLDVLRQLCTGGAAPVREPFQFEKTLRKPGVSFICEVKKASPSKGVIAEQFPYVQIAQEYEQAGADCISCLTEPKWFLGSDEIFQEIRANVDTPMLRKDFMVDEYQIYQAKLMGADAVLLICAILNLEQLKKYLKLCDNLCLSAMVEVHNEQELQMAAVVGARIIGVNNRNLRDFSVDTGNSRHLRALAPADALFVAESGIQTVQDVHQLRQIGVDAVLVGESLMRAAHKSKMLHKLRGDR
- the ansA gene encoding asparaginase, whose product is MKKRICIIHTGGTIGMIKTAHGYAPKKGFMKQALSAIQELNSEEMPSYDYIEYDPLLDSSDVSVKEWVKIAKDIEERYHMYDGFVILHGTDTMAYTASALSFMLDGLSKPVILTGSQIPLSEIRNDGRDNIITALLIAANYNIPEVCLYFGSKLMRGNRATKISSDHLIAFDSPNYPFLAEVGVNIEVKNKLIRPTKGDFKVRIFDKRQIAVLKIFPGIQWEVFESLMTSHLKGFVIEALGAGNLPKADHILQGLLKRAKENDTIIVVCTQCLKGSAVIGQYEASSTLSQAGAVSGYDMTVEAAVTKLDYLLSLYDDVETVKRLMETNLRGELTK
- the trpA gene encoding tryptophan synthase subunit alpha encodes the protein MSNISKAFSHGKAFIPFITCGDPSLEVTKLLVSAMEQAGADLIELGIPFSDPTAEGPVIQEANNRALAGGVTTEKIFTMVRELRETVTLPMVFMTYANVVFSYGAERFISTCKDIGIDGLILPDIPLEEKEEFDSICRQYGLDLVSMIAPTSYDRIQMIAKEASGFLYCVSSLGVTGTRSKITTDINGMIALAKEVTDIPCAVGFGISTPEQAAYMAQKADGVIVGSAIVKLCAKYGEDCVPYVKDYVSAMKRAVCEIT
- the trpD gene encoding anthranilate phosphoribosyltransferase — protein: MIQEAIVKIVDKRDLTYDEAYTVMNEIMSGETTAIQNAAFLAALSTKSTKSETIDEISGCAAAMRSHATKVEHDMQVMEIVGTGGDNAHSFNISTTSAFVAVACGVKVAKHGNRAASSLCGTADCLEALGVNISLSPEQCVKLLEQVNICFFFAQKYHTSMKYVGAIRKELGIRTVFNILGPLTNPARPQMQLLGVYDELLVEPLARVLTSLGVRRGMVVYGQDKLDEVSLSAPTTVCEFSDGVYKSYVMTPEEFGLTRCTKDALAGGTPQENAAITRAILSGSERGPKRSIVLLNAGAALYIAEKTATFADGVQMAAETIDSGMAAKKLEDFVAASNRFRE
- a CDS encoding phosphoribosylanthranilate isomerase; translated protein: MTRLKICGLRRLEDITYANELKPDLIGFVFAAKSKRLVSFRQAAELRKALSAEIQAVGVFVNEQAETVAKLLNSGVIDLAQLHGRENRNYIRRLRQLTDKPIIQAFRIASQEDTEKARDSIADYVLLDNGMGGTGEQFDWSLVTGFDRPYFLAGGLSPDNVAVAIDRCQPFAVDASSGLETNGNKDYDKMKRFVDTVRLTR
- a CDS encoding DUF4368 domain-containing protein; amino-acid sequence: MIWQFIEKVVVYKAEKVDGHRQHHNEVIFNCIGVVELPKIQEKKA